A stretch of the Sulfurospirillum sp. UCH001 genome encodes the following:
- a CDS encoding helix-turn-helix domain-containing protein, with translation MDKKLTVIEAAKLLGVSKEAIYNRLRRGSLQSVIENGVKYILLTKSSLKEGPSARKIEHATNESAYVELLKIQLEEMKLKNEKLEADKERLIADKERLLIESKEKIEMIYKERDEQLKAILSLANRQITHTNSETMTSSHTSNATINTPKNSNTSPYAFEEADVLDEDDDDKATEDMFESYSDWRDLRSYLKEKGFSKKEKQHISDKIGRKVGQLNDVMDKNGKLFIKKGKKLKEILGE, from the coding sequence ATGGATAAAAAACTAACGGTTATTGAGGCGGCAAAACTTTTAGGTGTGAGTAAAGAGGCTATCTACAATCGTTTGCGAAGAGGCTCCTTACAAAGTGTTATCGAGAATGGTGTCAAGTACATTTTACTAACAAAAAGCAGTCTAAAAGAAGGACCATCTGCACGCAAAATTGAACATGCTACCAATGAAAGTGCTTATGTAGAACTCTTAAAGATTCAGCTTGAAGAGATGAAGCTAAAGAATGAAAAATTAGAAGCAGACAAAGAGCGTCTCATTGCCGATAAAGAACGTCTACTCATTGAATCTAAAGAAAAAATAGAGATGATTTATAAAGAAAGAGATGAACAGCTTAAAGCGATTTTGTCACTTGCAAATAGACAAATAACACATACCAATAGTGAGACGATGACATCTTCTCATACGTCTAATGCAACTATAAATACTCCAAAAAACTCTAATACATCGCCCTATGCTTTTGAAGAAGCAGATGTTCTTGATGAAGATGACGATGATAAAGCGACAGAAGATATGTTTGAATCGTACAGTGACTGGAGAGATTTGCGTAGTTACCTCAAAGAAAAAGGCTTTTCAAAAAAAGAGAAACAACACATTAGTGATAAGATTGGTAGAAAAGTTGGTCAATTGAATGACGTAATGGATAAAAATGGCAAATTGTTTATAAAAAAAGGGAAAAAGCTTAAAGAGATATTGGGAGAATAA
- a CDS encoding UPF0323 family lipoprotein: MKYIRKISDYMIAGGIGVLVIASMQGCEKKEDNKNVLADAAKTQGALVIVDEIAPGEYKIAEEYPSSTTRVIVRKPDGSERILTQTEIDALVKEEAAKIDNNTSALTNPSIGSGQMGLGGILLSSIAGAMIGSWIGGKLFNNPTYQNQRAANYSSPQAYSRSTTSFNKPMSTSSTSSTTKSSGYFGSSSGSSSSSSSGTSSSSTPTSSGS, from the coding sequence ATGAAGTATATTCGTAAAATTTCAGATTATATGATTGCTGGGGGAATAGGCGTTCTCGTTATTGCTAGTATGCAAGGCTGTGAAAAGAAAGAGGACAATAAAAACGTTTTAGCAGATGCCGCAAAAACACAAGGTGCTTTGGTTATTGTGGATGAAATTGCTCCAGGTGAGTATAAAATTGCAGAAGAATACCCAAGCTCTACAACAAGAGTTATTGTGCGAAAACCTGATGGAAGCGAACGTATTTTGACTCAAACAGAAATTGATGCACTAGTAAAAGAAGAGGCTGCAAAAATTGATAATAATACCTCTGCTTTGACAAACCCCAGTATAGGCTCAGGGCAAATGGGATTAGGGGGCATTCTTCTTTCGAGTATCGCAGGCGCGATGATAGGTAGTTGGATTGGTGGAAAACTTTTTAACAACCCAACGTATCAGAATCAAAGAGCTGCAAATTATTCGAGCCCACAAGCATACTCTCGTAGTACAACCAGTTTTAATAAACCTATGTCCACATCAAGTACGAGTAGTACAACCAAAAGTAGTGGTTATTTTGGATCAAGCTCGGGAAGTAGTAGTTCGTCATCAAGTGGAACCAGTAGTTCAAGTACTCCAACCAGTTCAGGAAGTTAA
- a CDS encoding glutathionylspermidine synthase family protein: MLHIEKVKPLSKEFLESIGFYWHTDADKTSYVADELVLVSNDEVEAYYEAANELYDMFAEAGQYVIDNNLFHELNIPFNLVELIKNSWSNDVHWHLYGRFDFAGGVDGKPIKLLEFNADTPTSLYETAIIQWAMLKANGMDEAKQFNTVFEALKENFKRLVVLGGNTEDFAKYYDGWKILFSSIRGNIEDENTTRLLQSAANEAGFHTDFAYVDEVGFSGSEGVFKGDENFEFWFKLVPWENIAIEEGDLALLLDEIVQEQRAIILNPAYTLLFQSKAFMKVLWDLFPNHPLLLETSYTPLKGKKQVEKRAFGREGANTVIYNDDMSIMAKTEGEYGNFKPIYQEYVELAKDSEGRSYQAGVFFAYEGCGLGFRRGGLIMENFSKFVGHRIKD; the protein is encoded by the coding sequence ATGTTACATATAGAAAAAGTTAAACCTTTAAGTAAAGAATTTTTAGAATCGATTGGTTTTTATTGGCATACCGATGCGGATAAAACATCGTATGTTGCAGATGAGTTAGTGCTTGTCAGTAATGATGAAGTAGAAGCGTACTATGAAGCAGCCAATGAGTTGTACGATATGTTTGCAGAAGCAGGGCAATATGTAATTGATAATAACCTTTTTCATGAACTCAATATTCCCTTTAATTTAGTAGAACTGATTAAAAATTCATGGTCAAATGATGTTCACTGGCATTTATACGGACGTTTTGATTTTGCAGGTGGAGTGGACGGTAAACCCATAAAACTTTTGGAGTTTAATGCAGATACGCCAACATCACTGTATGAAACAGCTATTATTCAATGGGCAATGCTTAAAGCGAATGGTATGGATGAAGCAAAACAGTTTAATACTGTTTTTGAGGCACTCAAGGAAAATTTCAAGCGCCTTGTAGTCCTTGGTGGCAATACAGAAGATTTCGCAAAATACTATGATGGTTGGAAAATTCTCTTCTCTTCCATTCGTGGCAATATTGAAGATGAAAATACAACCAGATTACTTCAAAGTGCAGCCAATGAAGCTGGGTTTCATACAGATTTTGCGTATGTTGATGAGGTAGGATTTAGTGGAAGCGAAGGTGTTTTTAAAGGTGATGAAAATTTTGAATTTTGGTTCAAACTGGTTCCTTGGGAAAACATCGCAATAGAAGAGGGTGATTTGGCACTTCTTCTTGATGAAATTGTACAAGAACAACGTGCGATTATCCTGAACCCTGCGTATACACTCTTGTTCCAAAGTAAAGCATTTATGAAAGTGTTGTGGGATTTGTTCCCAAATCATCCACTCTTGCTTGAAACTTCTTATACGCCACTCAAAGGCAAAAAACAGGTTGAAAAAAGAGCTTTTGGACGAGAAGGTGCTAACACGGTTATCTATAATGATGATATGTCAATTATGGCAAAAACAGAAGGTGAATATGGTAATTTCAAACCGATTTACCAAGAATATGTGGAACTTGCAAAAGACAGCGAAGGCAGATCCTACCAAGCAGGTGTTTTCTTTGCCTATGAGGGGTGTGGGCTTGGATTTAGAAGAGGAGGGCTCATTATGGAAAACTTCTCAAAATTTGTGGGTCACCGAATCAAAGACTAA
- a CDS encoding YajQ family cyclic di-GMP-binding protein: MAKEHSFDISAEIDKQKFKDAYEQAKKVITNRWDFKGITCEFEHNEKAKTVTLLTTSDSKADAMVDALISEAIKRDISSKALKESKREPAGGAKVKVTVSIVDAISSDDAKKIVKEIKDLKLKVQTSIRGDVVRVEGKSIDDLQEAIKAIRACDFDFPVNFTNLK, translated from the coding sequence ATGGCGAAAGAGCACAGTTTTGATATTAGTGCTGAGATTGACAAGCAAAAATTTAAAGATGCATATGAGCAAGCTAAAAAAGTGATCACCAATAGATGGGATTTTAAGGGCATTACATGTGAATTTGAACACAATGAAAAGGCGAAGACAGTTACATTGTTAACAACAAGTGATAGTAAAGCCGATGCAATGGTTGATGCATTGATTTCTGAAGCGATTAAGCGGGATATCTCATCTAAAGCCCTTAAAGAAAGTAAACGTGAGCCAGCAGGTGGCGCGAAGGTTAAAGTCACCGTAAGTATTGTGGATGCAATATCGAGTGATGATGCTAAAAAAATTGTGAAAGAAATCAAAGATCTTAAACTTAAGGTTCAAACATCTATTCGAGGTGATGTCGTGCGCGTTGAAGGAAAATCCATTGATGATTTGCAAGAAGCAATAAAAGCCATTCGCGCATGTGATTTTGATTTCCCAGTCAATTTTACCAATCTCAAATAG
- a CDS encoding phosphoethanolamine transferase has protein sequence MQFKLTSSRLIVIVALFLVCVDNISFFKHVLEVYEFSLSNIGFLLSLGVVLTAVITLLVTLLSSRYTLKLLLITLVLIASLSNYFMNTYNVILDDTMIQNAMETNINESMDLLTWKLIAYFFFLGILPSLLIYRVPVAYGSFKEEVWGKTKCIALMILISLVMLFSFNRFYTSFFRENKPLRYYTNPTFCLYSTGKYIYNTFYKKETTLKQIGLDAKRAENGGRKLTIVVVGEAARANRFSLNGYERQTNPLLEKEEIVNFSKVYSCGTSTAISVPCMFSMLERKNYSDKEAKATENVLDIVKRSGASVLWRDNNSDSKGVALRVAYQDYRSSQNNTLCDEECRDEGMLVGLQEYVDAQKGDVVIVLHQMGNHGPAYYKRYPKNFEKFTPVCQTNQVEKCTSEEIGNAYDNVILYTDYFLSKTIAFLKQNDKNFQTAMIYMADHGESLGEKGLYLHGIPYFMAPDEQTHVGALMWFGEKSKERIDVQTVRQKAGEEYSHDNLFHTILGVMGVQTALYDQTKDILIYQKK, from the coding sequence ATGCAATTTAAATTAACCAGTAGTAGACTTATAGTGATCGTAGCACTTTTTTTAGTGTGTGTTGATAATATATCGTTTTTTAAACATGTTTTAGAAGTCTATGAATTTTCTTTATCAAATATAGGTTTTTTACTCTCTTTAGGGGTTGTTTTAACGGCTGTTATTACACTGTTAGTGACTCTACTTAGTAGTCGTTATACGCTTAAACTACTGCTAATTACGTTGGTTTTAATTGCCTCATTGTCAAACTATTTTATGAACACGTATAACGTAATTCTTGATGACACCATGATCCAAAATGCGATGGAAACAAATATCAATGAATCGATGGATCTGCTCACTTGGAAACTTATAGCGTATTTTTTCTTTCTGGGAATTCTTCCTTCATTACTGATTTATCGTGTTCCTGTTGCGTATGGAAGTTTTAAAGAAGAAGTTTGGGGCAAAACAAAATGCATTGCCCTTATGATTCTTATCAGTCTTGTTATGCTTTTTTCATTCAATCGTTTTTACACCTCATTTTTTAGAGAAAATAAGCCTCTTCGTTACTATACAAATCCAACGTTTTGTCTGTATTCAACTGGTAAATATATCTACAATACATTCTATAAAAAAGAGACAACCCTCAAACAGATTGGCTTAGATGCGAAAAGAGCGGAAAATGGGGGGCGAAAATTGACGATTGTTGTTGTAGGTGAAGCTGCACGCGCTAATCGTTTTTCTCTGAATGGATATGAAAGACAAACCAATCCGTTGTTAGAAAAAGAAGAGATTGTTAACTTTTCTAAGGTTTATTCGTGTGGAACATCAACCGCTATTTCCGTTCCATGTATGTTTTCCATGCTAGAGCGCAAAAATTACAGTGATAAAGAGGCGAAAGCAACTGAAAATGTTCTTGACATAGTGAAGCGCAGTGGTGCAAGTGTACTATGGAGAGATAATAATTCGGACTCTAAAGGAGTTGCATTACGCGTTGCTTATCAAGATTATCGATCGTCTCAAAATAATACGCTATGTGATGAGGAGTGCCGTGATGAGGGGATGCTAGTAGGATTACAGGAGTATGTGGATGCTCAAAAAGGTGATGTTGTGATCGTTCTTCACCAAATGGGTAACCATGGACCTGCGTATTATAAACGTTATCCTAAAAACTTTGAAAAATTTACACCAGTATGTCAAACGAATCAAGTAGAAAAATGTACATCAGAAGAGATTGGCAATGCATACGATAATGTTATTTTATATACCGATTATTTTCTATCAAAGACTATTGCCTTTTTAAAACAAAATGACAAAAACTTTCAAACAGCAATGATTTATATGGCAGATCATGGAGAATCATTAGGTGAGAAAGGGCTTTATTTGCATGGAATACCCTACTTTATGGCACCAGATGAACAGACGCATGTAGGGGCATTGATGTGGTTTGGTGAGAAAAGCAAAGAGCGAATTGATGTGCAAACAGTGCGACAAAAAGCTGGAGAAGAGTACTCACATGACAATCTTTTTCACACCATTTTAGGTGTCATGGGCGTACAAACAGCGCTATATGATCAGACAAAAGATATACTAATATACCAAAAAAAGTAA
- a CDS encoding diacylglycerol kinase, which translates to MRNQPKYHFFKNTTYALKGLRDITANETSFRVELIIVACLLPVIFFVPLELSYKLLMFIALMGMPLAEAMNSAIERVTDLVTLEYHEMAGRAKDAGSAVVFLSIVIFVVVWGFCLIKIFI; encoded by the coding sequence GTGAGAAATCAACCAAAATATCATTTTTTTAAAAATACAACGTATGCACTAAAAGGATTAAGAGATATTACTGCGAATGAAACTTCTTTTCGTGTAGAGCTTATCATTGTTGCATGCTTGTTACCAGTGATTTTTTTCGTTCCATTAGAACTTTCATATAAGCTTTTAATGTTTATTGCCCTCATGGGAATGCCTTTAGCGGAAGCAATGAACAGTGCGATTGAGCGTGTAACGGATTTGGTAACTTTAGAGTACCATGAAATGGCAGGACGTGCAAAAGATGCTGGTAGTGCAGTTGTTTTTTTAAGTATTGTAATTTTTGTCGTAGTGTGGGGATTTTGTCTCATAAAGATTTTTATTTAG
- a CDS encoding malate synthase G — protein MPQTITVGTLKINAALYHFIANEALPHTGVSLEQFWNGFEKTLHELSPINKTLLEKRDVFQEKLDAWYLAHRTEPFTLEEHRNFLKEIGYLVDVPTKETITTLHLDPEISHVAAPQLVVPADNARYALNAANARWGSLFDVFYGTDMIDEVEPYQKKEHYNPERGKKVFELAFAFLDQVAPLKGHSYADLHGFILQEGKLYGTLSDHEIVELKEPEKFVGYTLNENKISSLLLKNNGLHVEIQIDKCSLIGQSHPSGIKDVIIESALSAIQDCEDSVAVVDAEDKVTIYRNWNGLMKGDLSASFENKGKTIHRVLNPDKTFTSPKGEPFSLKGRVLLLIRNVGIHMYTDAVTFHDKEIPEGFLDAFVTTLCAIHDLRKTEGNRNSVNGSVYIVKPKCHGPEEVAFINTLFGRVEDVLALPRHTIKMGIMDEERRTTINLEATIQQAKERVFFINTGFLDRTGDEIHSCMELGVVVPKEAMKKEIWLKAYEDHNVDVGLSMGFKGKAQIGKGMWTMPDLMKKMVETKIAHPKAGATTAWVPSPTAATLHALHYHSVNVQNVLEEIAKRPKVSIDAILTPPMLQNTLSKEEITQEIENNIQSILGYVVRWIDQGIGCSKVPDINNVELMEDRATLRISSQHLANWLHHGIVTQEEVKHAFEKMATVVDKQNSNDKHYSPMAGHFEQSIAYKAALDLVFKGRNQPNGYTEFILHARRREVKEQKAKS, from the coding sequence ATGCCTCAAACAATTACCGTTGGAACACTTAAAATTAATGCCGCTTTATACCATTTTATAGCCAATGAGGCACTTCCTCATACGGGTGTAAGTCTTGAACAGTTTTGGAATGGATTTGAAAAAACACTTCATGAACTTTCTCCTATCAATAAGACTCTTTTAGAGAAGCGTGATGTTTTTCAAGAAAAACTTGATGCGTGGTATTTAGCTCATCGAACAGAACCTTTTACGTTAGAAGAACATCGCAATTTTTTAAAAGAAATAGGTTATTTAGTTGACGTGCCTACCAAAGAGACCATTACAACGCTACACCTTGATCCTGAAATCTCGCATGTTGCAGCACCGCAATTGGTTGTACCAGCGGATAATGCACGTTATGCGCTCAATGCAGCAAATGCAAGATGGGGAAGTTTATTTGATGTTTTCTATGGAACAGATATGATTGATGAGGTTGAGCCTTATCAAAAAAAAGAGCATTATAATCCTGAACGTGGTAAAAAAGTTTTTGAGTTAGCATTTGCTTTTTTAGATCAAGTTGCACCATTAAAAGGACATTCTTATGCCGATCTTCATGGCTTTATACTTCAAGAAGGAAAGCTCTATGGCACTCTTTCTGACCATGAGATCGTAGAGCTTAAAGAGCCTGAAAAATTTGTAGGTTACACTCTTAATGAAAATAAAATAAGCTCTCTTTTACTGAAAAACAATGGTCTACATGTGGAAATTCAGATTGATAAGTGTAGCCTCATTGGACAAAGTCATCCGTCGGGAATTAAGGATGTTATTATCGAGTCAGCACTCAGCGCTATTCAAGATTGTGAAGATTCAGTAGCGGTGGTAGATGCAGAAGATAAAGTAACGATTTATCGAAACTGGAATGGATTAATGAAAGGTGATTTGTCTGCCTCTTTTGAAAATAAAGGCAAGACAATACATCGTGTATTAAACCCTGACAAAACATTCACCTCACCAAAAGGTGAACCATTTAGTTTAAAGGGAAGGGTACTGTTATTGATACGTAATGTCGGAATACATATGTACACTGACGCGGTTACCTTTCACGATAAAGAAATCCCTGAAGGTTTTTTAGATGCTTTTGTAACAACGCTGTGTGCTATACATGATCTTAGAAAAACAGAAGGGAATCGCAATAGTGTTAATGGAAGTGTCTATATCGTTAAACCAAAATGCCATGGCCCTGAAGAAGTAGCTTTTATCAACACTCTGTTTGGACGCGTAGAAGATGTATTGGCATTGCCGCGACATACCATTAAAATGGGAATTATGGATGAAGAGCGACGTACAACAATTAATTTAGAAGCAACGATTCAACAAGCTAAAGAAAGAGTATTTTTTATCAATACAGGCTTTTTAGATCGTACAGGTGATGAAATTCACTCGTGTATGGAACTAGGAGTGGTTGTTCCTAAAGAAGCGATGAAAAAAGAGATATGGCTAAAAGCATATGAAGACCACAATGTTGATGTTGGCTTGAGCATGGGATTTAAAGGGAAGGCTCAAATTGGTAAGGGAATGTGGACGATGCCTGATTTGATGAAGAAGATGGTGGAAACAAAGATCGCTCATCCAAAAGCAGGAGCAACAACAGCGTGGGTACCTTCTCCAACAGCAGCAACACTTCATGCGTTGCATTATCATTCTGTAAATGTACAAAATGTACTTGAAGAGATTGCAAAGCGTCCTAAAGTAAGTATTGATGCTATTTTAACACCACCAATGCTCCAGAATACATTAAGTAAAGAAGAGATCACGCAAGAGATTGAAAATAATATACAAAGTATCTTAGGTTATGTTGTTCGTTGGATTGATCAAGGTATTGGATGTTCTAAAGTACCAGACATCAACAATGTTGAGTTGATGGAAGATAGAGCAACGCTTAGGATTTCAAGTCAACATCTTGCAAACTGGTTGCATCATGGTATCGTAACACAAGAAGAGGTCAAACATGCATTTGAAAAAATGGCAACAGTCGTTGATAAACAAAATAGCAACGATAAACATTATAGCCCTATGGCAGGTCATTTTGAGCAAAGCATAGCATATAAAGCGGCGCTAGATCTTGTTTTTAAAGGAAGAAACCAACCAAATGGATACACAGAATTTATCTTGCATGCAAGAAGAAGAGAAGTAAAAGAACAAAAGGCAAAAAGCTAG
- a CDS encoding c-type cytochrome gives MKKVLFLASLVWATSIFAADGETLFKTCATCHGAKAEKAALNKSQIIAGWDAAKITAALNGYKDGTYGGPLKGTMTPQVKNLSADDIKALATYISSIK, from the coding sequence ATGAAAAAGGTATTGTTTTTGGCAAGTCTTGTATGGGCTACATCTATTTTTGCAGCAGATGGTGAAACACTGTTTAAAACATGTGCAACCTGTCATGGTGCAAAAGCAGAAAAAGCAGCTCTTAACAAATCTCAAATCATTGCGGGATGGGATGCTGCTAAAATTACAGCTGCACTTAATGGATATAAAGATGGCACATATGGTGGTCCATTAAAGGGTACAATGACACCACAAGTTAAAAACCTCAGCGCTGATGATATTAAGGCACTTGCTACTTATATCTCAAGCATCAAATAA
- a CDS encoding HAMP domain-containing sensor histidine kinase produces MLALKNWDINLRSREKKTLRSFLLLYAFLTLLILAFVAFLYYGLERDLMLQHQRETLSNLTNEQIAKLKALHINFDKDQTYPRDERFNSAIYDSSLKQIFSTLKAKKVNLYEDIYLKNNYIYFIKELESYYLGARYIVIEVPEPSSWDKKVLRKLLGYGALIFTVLVVIGYFLLNLLLRPMKDTIALLDRFIKDTTHELNTPVNAILTNIEMIDEQSLDESLLKKIRRITIASKTISNLYDDLTYLVLSHQILSQDVEIDLKVLIEERLEYFSLLFESKKIELFTELAEGVVLTIDRKKMAKLIDNILSNAIKYNKIGGTIHIKLTQHEIEIKDSGRGIEKSKINQVFERYSRFDRSVGGFGIGLSIVASIAKEYNLHIKIDSILSQGTTVRISW; encoded by the coding sequence TTGTTAGCATTAAAAAACTGGGATATAAATTTACGATCGCGTGAGAAGAAAACGCTTCGGTCGTTTTTACTTCTCTATGCTTTTTTAACCCTACTCATTTTAGCATTTGTCGCATTTTTGTATTATGGCTTGGAGCGCGATTTGATGCTTCAACACCAAAGAGAGACACTCTCCAACCTAACAAATGAACAAATTGCTAAACTCAAAGCACTCCATATTAATTTTGACAAAGACCAAACGTATCCAAGGGATGAACGTTTTAATTCAGCTATTTATGATAGTAGCCTCAAGCAAATCTTCTCAACATTAAAGGCTAAAAAAGTCAATCTTTATGAAGATATTTACCTCAAAAACAATTATATTTACTTTATTAAAGAGTTAGAATCTTACTATTTGGGTGCACGCTACATTGTTATTGAAGTGCCTGAGCCATCTTCGTGGGACAAAAAAGTACTTCGAAAACTGTTAGGGTATGGCGCATTAATTTTCACTGTTTTAGTAGTTATCGGTTATTTCTTACTCAATCTATTACTTCGTCCTATGAAAGACACTATCGCACTTTTAGATCGTTTTATTAAAGATACTACCCATGAGCTCAATACGCCTGTAAATGCTATCCTTACCAACATTGAAATGATTGATGAACAATCCCTAGATGAAAGTCTTCTCAAAAAAATAAGGCGTATTACTATTGCCTCTAAGACCATTTCAAATCTTTATGATGATTTAACCTACTTGGTACTGTCTCACCAAATTCTCTCTCAAGATGTAGAAATTGATCTGAAAGTTCTCATTGAAGAGCGATTAGAGTATTTTTCACTTCTATTTGAATCAAAAAAGATTGAGCTTTTTACCGAACTTGCAGAGGGTGTTGTACTGACCATTGATCGTAAAAAAATGGCAAAATTAATCGACAATATTCTCTCTAATGCTATCAAATACAACAAAATAGGTGGTACAATCCATATAAAGCTCACTCAACATGAGATTGAAATTAAAGATAGTGGAAGAGGCATCGAAAAAAGTAAGATCAATCAAGTTTTTGAGCGCTATTCGCGTTTTGATAGAAGTGTTGGAGGCTTTGGCATTGGACTTAGCATCGTTGCATCCATCGCTAAAGAGTATAACTTACATATCAAAATAGACTCTATTTTATCACAGGGAACAACGGTGAGAATTTCATGGTAA
- a CDS encoding response regulator transcription factor: MPKTKLLLLEDDLNLSETVCEFLESKGYDVTPVYDGEEAETLIYEHQFDLFLLDVNVPSLNGFTLLSTIRKEGNTTPAIFLTSLNAIEDLEHGYESGCDDYLRKPFALKELLFRIETILKREFFHAPSPKIRIDEGIEYDSLNNQLLVHNHAVQLQNKEAKLLKLFLQKKNEIINHEMIMAHLWEYDEQGSDDTLRTYIKNLRKIMGKDRIVSIKKLGYKFTIA; this comes from the coding sequence ATGCCAAAAACTAAACTTCTCCTTTTAGAAGATGACCTCAATCTCAGCGAAACCGTATGTGAATTTCTAGAATCCAAAGGGTATGATGTTACACCTGTATACGACGGAGAAGAAGCAGAAACACTCATCTATGAGCATCAATTTGATCTTTTTTTGCTCGATGTCAATGTTCCTTCACTGAACGGTTTTACACTTCTTTCTACCATTCGCAAAGAAGGCAATACAACTCCTGCTATCTTTCTCACCTCACTCAATGCTATTGAAGATTTGGAACACGGATATGAGAGTGGCTGCGATGACTATTTGCGCAAACCGTTTGCACTAAAAGAGCTGCTCTTTCGTATTGAAACCATTTTAAAACGTGAGTTTTTTCATGCTCCAAGCCCTAAAATACGCATTGATGAAGGTATAGAGTATGACTCACTTAATAACCAATTGTTAGTTCACAATCACGCAGTACAACTTCAAAATAAAGAGGCAAAACTACTCAAACTCTTTTTACAAAAGAAAAATGAGATTATCAACCACGAAATGATAATGGCGCACTTATGGGAATATGATGAACAAGGCAGTGACGATACTCTTCGCACATATATAAAAAATCTTCGTAAAATCATGGGGAAAGACCGCATTGTTAGCATTAAAAAACTGGGATATAAATTTACGATCGCGTGA
- a CDS encoding DUF1104 domain-containing protein, with protein sequence MKKIFFLWLFLCSILLAKADFSEMSTEELIALIGYVDQSKEERFYQELDKRVGQMSEEQKALYEDDKKRRDHAKN encoded by the coding sequence ATGAAAAAAATCTTCTTTCTCTGGCTCTTTTTATGCTCAATACTTTTGGCAAAAGCAGACTTTAGCGAAATGAGCACTGAAGAGCTCATTGCACTTATCGGTTATGTTGACCAGAGCAAAGAAGAACGCTTTTATCAAGAACTGGATAAACGAGTTGGACAGATGAGCGAAGAACAAAAGGCACTTTACGAAGATGATAAAAAAAGGAGAGACCATGCCAAAAACTAA
- a CDS encoding ABC-type transport auxiliary lipoprotein family protein: MKQTILAILTLMLLSGCSVKETSLKPYSYTLEPMLKLERFSEHNKDVLKVAYIDAPSGLNTRAILYKKDGAMQPYKYGTWSETPPLKLQHLITEALMDQHHFSSVIAGTSMASNNLVLEPILQNFEEVFREDGSSYVYVSLRFRVVEIKSGEVLGSVKLSSKKDVTNTNGAAGTVEAFNAATAEVIKSLSLWINEVRK, translated from the coding sequence ATGAAACAGACCATCCTTGCAATTTTGACCTTAATGCTCCTTAGCGGTTGTAGCGTTAAAGAGACCTCTTTAAAGCCTTACAGCTATACATTAGAGCCAATGCTCAAATTAGAGCGTTTTAGTGAACATAACAAAGACGTTCTCAAGGTTGCTTACATTGATGCTCCAAGTGGGCTCAATACAAGGGCGATCTTATACAAAAAAGATGGTGCGATGCAACCTTACAAATACGGAACATGGAGTGAAACACCTCCATTAAAACTACAACATCTCATCACAGAAGCACTCATGGATCAACACCATTTTAGCTCCGTTATCGCAGGTACTTCTATGGCATCAAACAACCTTGTGCTAGAGCCCATCCTTCAAAATTTTGAAGAGGTTTTCCGTGAAGATGGCAGCTCATACGTGTATGTGAGCCTTCGTTTTCGAGTTGTTGAGATTAAAAGTGGAGAAGTGTTAGGCAGTGTTAAACTCTCTTCTAAAAAAGATGTAACAAATACTAACGGTGCAGCAGGTACGGTTGAAGCGTTCAATGCAGCTACCGCTGAAGTCATCAAAAGCTTATCTTTGTGGATCAATGAGGTACGCAAATAA